One window of the Tachypleus tridentatus isolate NWPU-2018 chromosome 10, ASM421037v1, whole genome shotgun sequence genome contains the following:
- the LOC143230911 gene encoding zinc finger homeobox protein 3-like, giving the protein MELDATIEGMDTGQQPAGKYEPRASPVSSKFEPLTAKVVRPACFIENKTIANKTCKETYTNSLPSPPSSSRKIDMTLQDDRPDPLDQEKMEEQSFTDGKINVSKRSNQADEQLDLTQRRDQQTPSNTMCEILTGQRERKTGVDSELSDSDVETFTGKILYNPDGSAYIIEGESELSDEECSLDLPQQEGSIVEGQGLTSTQYRTFPEIVNAFHIYRNSTLYSALYGQAFKLLQEKKKVPEIPIVHSYKVFSVRQKKSSDNKDDRKTYVTAPNKRSSSGDKPQCSYEYSSVPIKPILMCFMCKLSFGYAKSFVAHAVGEHGINLLEEENSLLSQKNISAIIQGVGKEKEPLLSFLEPATDTPVQVSESVFAQSVQSPCSSYTHTQMNSSCRNVASVVVSSSISSAAVTTTITSNTSALTRLVSANLNPVASVRDIRTSLTENQKHSELRENVTKCTSSEAIAPELEDLATIEKLAKAAAAAAEATSTESSGDCKQADFTNSLPKNSETLNREGPMKLSVSSALGSGILSIERPKSCGSGGSIYSESSVSPKASTSPGIFFSSSLSPAPSTSTGFSICPHHLDRRHPECSKCDTVLSSSSTLGGHTAMMHSRNSCKTLKCPKCNWHYKYQETLEIHMKEKHPENETSCVYCITNQKHPKLARGETYNCGYKPYRCEICNYSTVTKGNLSIHMHSDKHINNVQEIQNGNLSAEQILAPQNVSNTHVSEPAKSGAVSTKPKATWRCDVCNYETNVARNLRIHMTSEKHTHNMMVIQQNVKHMQQLSAFQQAQVMDPMFSQFHSGFLFPPDSQLQPEAALADLYYNQALLVMASQQQQQQQQRLMVAASASGKNPFHPSPFHFPCSSTVDMENADPTLGQDIPLDDSALFFCCVCSCFSTDSIEQLNQHFQLDRTQEREDEITVVAGNYICKLCTYKTNLKANFQLHCKTDKHCQRLQHVNHIKEGGPRNEWKLKYSNTSNSIHVRCNVCDYYTNSIHKLQLHCTNPRHEISAKLFLHLQVNEDTVDTETTFYHCALCNISTNTKVRLVQHVHSIEHMRTENLRQMQKKLDGQEIEDDFREIYTVKDCRGSDKETNNCQSGPQSKEVAENKNHESGGPNTSGKGDGKNEESRLKQALTDYPKNGGTPDETEDHVFTCPFCNYTNTSDVLIQMHIAAQHSQKPSLQCPLCQDSYHELSKLEKHLMESHKVSREGLERLLMIVDKSCGESSKCNSKMLEKKEESLPDSKTSTTDDSENRESFNTCDVISDYLECSVCLKSFNSIDELFVHQNESGHLEIKQTPNGSGYICWKKGCNQFFRIPQAVQMHFKEVHIKKPQLAVSDRHVYKYRCSQCSLAFKTLEKLQLHSQYHVIRAASQCVLCGRSFRSVWALQKHVDASHTNMSKEEIQQYEASLVNNPLLTSSGNRVLDPQTTELLKKESNRESDTESEEMKTNFEPVEETDPTSPDAVDVNGQAGVPDEPNAKQHMTFEDYMNNQAMAENSYNDPSRKYKCHRCKVAFTRQSYLTSHNKTLLHRKGEKMSYPMEKYLDPNRPYKCEVCKESFTQKNILLVHYNSVSHLHKLKQSMKDNNNAVSTMTTLSNSATPVTVVNSSNSCSSPVSNTTDSEKKPYKCNICKVAYNQNSTLDIHIRSVLHQTKASKLHELAMTGQVDLNLPLIEKPELIQAQESNQNNPEAGMSGITTTVTESLPLLPQSCTLASFGHIPSTSLPSSDTISSPSASSQLPFQVSHSTPSVTQTLNLASHFAQTSNFTPSQVSSKPSYICTRCNVPLPSQDALFQHQQICGFFPPPPASLFGGINGPVTSGLNSFGYSGLAQLPPVSPVTQPQDLNVNVSNKKEFNTIKPDLSVSQGSNHERHNPAEISKSNEQVTSQMLMAKCPYPRPKPPMYKHLLESYGFEIVMQFNEFNQRKVKIDTEKEISDNKENETSCKGILPNETKQNNLESKHKYLPEINKSTCNICQKEFSSIWVLKAHKEEYHREIVPFSILENFSREFRVDYERRNGINNQVQAEELTSNSDTASTPISTPEYNTQGQSVLNGINQTTMNIPSMSPVTPLATQQVVDSSNFAANQMAAQMQFNHLLMSMGFGMSVPVGMGMPIPMNIHPSLIPMMMPPPVESLMASAFNHQMMGGGFDPSIVNAQHKLLQDQQQQYLQAQQKRARTRISDDQLRILRAHFDINSSPSEEQLKEMSVKSGLPLKVIKHWFRNTLFKERQRNKDSPYNFNNPPSTYLNMEEYEKTGEAKPAIAQEGNQRFSSNDKNKQNYLNVEEVKHDMKKQGQDNELSELKLSTDIKPNSAESLPETPKSSESNEKTFDPTWSACETFLQNTPLKTVDSSMDASNLSDRYDSQHVNTSFKDLLQTSKDSITNSSFSPAVTSSPTTPTSPDVLTMPRTDNHRQSSPHGLSPGRSIGSGKRANRTRFTDYQIKVLQEFFETNAYPKDDSLEYLSKLLNLSPRVIVVWFQNARQKARKVYENQPPATSEEDAAGRFQRTPGLNYQCKKCLQVFQRYYELIKHQKGSCFKDENPLAAQINKTTTSVAEDPNRHSMSCSNQTTSCVPDTSKVSQNSSYRCDKCSLTFPRFDLWREHQLVHIMNPNLFPNYSTSSSIFQFETQQAMVPPVKRKLPEDDEPKDTNEQPRDKRLRTTILPEQLDYLYQKYQIESNPSRKMLENIAREVGLKKRVVQVWFQNTRARERKGQFRAHQQVIHKRCPFCRALFKARSALESHLATRHADQYTKGDINIDALPDGETDTDGGNSAEEESKESNSAFQGLPFPNPSFTPYGLPSSSTGVMHNSVNKYCEDELKNYLDELGTSSNFETMDIGVVPEKKEQHKKIGILESGDCPLDLSKPPKLNIESERMIDSIPTNLSDRSVEEVSSKLVVIAEDARSETYSESTDREGEDVNFDFTQTTPIAQNQMTPRHVSGSKKRFRTQMTTLQLKVMKSVFLDYKTPSMAECEILGHEIGLPKRVVQVWFQNARAKEKKYKLAFANTYGQELETFKPSEECKVCNIKYNLKYSNTSIQDHIFSKQHIEKLKTEVESGKKHTDLLDSTHSSSDIPASGNGSSGTNLTQSQQQRETLTPINVKPAVGVNSPSRPLLQTAAQSNFVQHLQMMGVQQVSSLGIPNIGQSSLTSLAGEQLQSSARTGEIITKEEGPGLCSSSSAGSVSIVTNTTKNPPGVDSTSTIIPMPSTANTMSTSQTADVTSASNEGSAGLLPYMYSNVPTSFYSGTPASVISPNMYNTGCSAAKNLFYDSNMYSTPLSLLQLPSAVVLDVTQKLCQPGLSTIRFTQDGNNIDNLKGSIKETDVQQLAEVDIDTGFVCKKCQMVYPAEMICINHQRASCFVHNKGENRAILKLVQTHFECRLCKERFSTVVDFKFHCDMDRHMKRIQKLQRELVSTCHSNDESLVLQSHLPGSQVIPASTMSQINFGAAAMLSSSSTTAMYPTLATPVNTSHLSSCSMMPSASQQSGMYPSIAPPMSSQPHAGNLITGGSSMHETRNGIPEIPSSLFFSGVQTDFRHDLDSSLNFTLGLDSVMMGNGMDISVSDHLSKVGMCYSGESNMNTEAKRL; this is encoded by the exons ATGGAACTTGATGCAACAATCGAGGGTATGGACACAGGGCAGCAGCCTGCTGGTAAATATGAGCCACGAGCCTCACCTGTGAGCAGTAAGTTCGAGCCTTTAACTGCGAAAGTAGTAAGGCCTGcgtgttttattgaaaacaaaactatCGCGAATAAAACATGCAAAGAAACGTACACCAATTCCTTACCAAGTCCACCATCGTCGAGTAGAAAGATAGATATGACGCTTCAAGATGATAGACCAGATCCTTTAGACCAGGAAAAAATGGAAGAACAATCATTTACAGATGGTAAGATCAACGTTAGTAAGAGAAGCAATCAGGCAGATGAACAGCTGGATTTAACTCAAAGGCGTGATCAACAAACACCTAGTAATACTATGTGTGAAATCCTCACAggacagagagagagaaaaacaggTGTTGATAGTGAGCTGTCTGACAGTGACGTAGAGACCTTCACTGGGAAAATCTTATATAATCCAGATGGCTCTGCGTACATAATCGAAGGAGAATCGGAGCTGAGTGATGAAGAATGCAGTCTGGATCTACCTCAGCAAGAAGGCAGTATCGTAGAAGGACAGGGGCTGACATCTACACAGTATAGAACATTTCCTGAAATCGTGAATGCCTTTCACATCTATAGAAACTCTACTTTGTATAGTGCCCTTTATGGGCAAGCATTCAAACTccttcaagaaaagaaaaaagttccTGAAATTCCTATTGTGCACAGTTATAAAGTGTTCAGTGTGCGCCAAAAAAAATCAAGTGATAATAAAGACGATAGAAAAACGTATGTTACTGCGCCTAATAAAAGGTCTAGTAGTGGAGACAAACCTCAATGTTCTTATGAATATTCGTCTGTACCAATTAAACCCATTCTTATGTGTTTTATGTGTAAGTTGTCTTTTGGTTATGCCAAATCATTTGTTGCTCACGCGGTCGGAGAACACGGTATCAATCTTCTCGAAGAAGAAAACAGTCTTTTATCACAGAAGAACATTTCTGCTATTATTCAGGGAGTTGGTAAAGAAAAAGAACCACTTCTTTCATTTTTAGAACCAGCTACCGACACTCCTGTTCAGGTCAGTGAAAGTGTATTCGCCCAAAGTGTGCAAAGTCCTTGTAGTTCTTATACACACACTCAGATGAATAGTTCTTGTCGTAATGTTGCTAGTGTCGTTGTGTCTAGTTCTATTTCTTCAGCTGCGGTTACAACAACTATAACATCAAATACATCGGCTCTCACAAGATTGGTTTCAGCAAATTTGAATCCAGTGGCATCAGTCAGGGATATCAGGACATCACTAACTGAAAACCAGAAACACAGCGAGCTTCGGGAAAACGTCACTAAATGCACCAGCAGCGAAGCAATTGCTCCAGAATTAGAAGACTTGGCTACTATTGAGAAGTTGGCTAAAGCAGCGGCTGCCGCAGCTGAAGCTACTTCAACGGAATCATCCGGTGATTGTAAACAGGCTGACTTCACTAATTCGTTGCCAAAAAATTCCGAAACTCTAAATCGAGAAGGACCAATGAAACTTTCTGTTTCTTCTGCCCTGGGTAGTGGTATTTTATCTATAGAGAGACCAAAAAGTTGCGGAAGTGGTGGTAGTATTTACTCCGAATCTTCTGTATCTCCGAAAGCCTCAACATCTCCTGGTATCTTTTTTTCCAGTAGCCTTTCTCCAGCTCCTTCAACAAGTACGGGATTTAGTATTTGTCCCCATCACTTAGACAGGAGACATCCTGAATGTTCCAAGTGTGACACGGTTCTAAGTTCCTCTTCTACTTTAGGTGGACACACTGCAATGATGCACTCCAGAAACTCTTGTAAAACGTTGAAGTGTCCGAAATGCAACTGGCATTATAAATACCAAGAGACATTAGAGATACATATGAAGGAAAAACACCCAGAGAACGAGACTTCTTGCGTTTACTGTATAACCAACCAGAAACATCCTAAACTAGCGCGTGGTGAAACGTACAACTGTGGATACAAACCTTATAGatgtgaaatttgtaattattccACTGTTACAAAAGGGAACTTGAGCATTCACATGCATTCCGACAAGCACATCAACAATGTTCAAGAAATCCAGAATGGGAATTTGTCAGCTGAACAAATTCTGGCACCACAAAATGTAAGTAACACACACGTTTCCGAACCGGCGAAAAGTGGGGCAGTTTCAACTAAACCAAAGGCTACGTGGCGCTGCGATGTTTGTAATTATGAGACCAACGTGGCTCGTAATCTCCGCATTCATATGACAAGTGAAAAGCATACACACAATATGATGGTTATACAACAAAATGTTAAGCACATGCAACAGCTGTCAGCGTTTCAGCAAGCTCAGGTGATGGATCCAATGTTCAGTCAGTTCCACTCAGGTTTCTTGTTTCCTCCAGACTCCCAACTCCAGCCAGAAGCGGCTCTTGCAGACTTGTACTACAACCAAGCTCTTTTGGTGATGGCAAGCCAACAGCAGCAGCAACAACAACAGAGGTTAATGGTGGCTGCATCTGCTTCAGGAAAGAACCCTTTCCATCCATCTCCCTTTCACTTTCCATGTTCATCAACTGTAGACATGGAAAATGCTGATCCAACTTTAGGACAAGATATTCCTCTAGATGATTCTGCTTTATTCTTTTGCTGTGTGTGTAGTTGTTTTTCTACAGACAGTATAGAACAGTTAAACCAGCACTTCCAGCTCGATAGAACACAAGAACGGGAAGATGAAATCACTGTTGTTGCaggaaattatatatgtaaactgTGCACCTATAAAACTAATTTGAAAGCCAACTTCCAACTCCACTGCAAGACAGACAAACATTGCCAAAGGCTTCAACATGTAAATCATATAAAGGAAGGAGGACCAAGGAATGAGTGGAAACTAAAATACTCAAACACCAGTAATTCCATTCACGTGAGATGTAATGTTTGTGATTACTACACCAACAGCATACACAAGTTACAGCTCCATTGTACAAACCCTAGGCACGAGATTAGTGCTAAACTGTTTTTGCATTTGCAGGTCAATGAAGATACTGTAGACACTGAAACAACATTTTATCATTGTGCTCTATGCAACATTTCAACAAACACTAAAGTCAGACTTGTACAACATGTTCATTCAATAGAACACATGAGGACTGAAAACCTTCGCCAGATGCAGAAGAAACTAGATGGCCAGGAAATAGAGGATGACTTTAGAGAAATCTACACTGTCAAAGATTGCAGGGGGAGTGACAAAGAGACCAATAATTGTCAATCAG GACCACAATCGAAAGAAGTAGCagaaaacaaaaatcatgaaAGTGGAGGTCCAAATACAAGCGGAAAGGGTGACGGCAAAAATGAAGAATCCAGGTTAAAACAAGCTCTTACAGATTACCCCAAAAATGGAGGAACTCCAGATGAAACTGAAGATCACGTGTTCACTTGTCCTTTTTGTAATTACACTAATACAAGCGATGTTCTCATACAGATGCATATCGCTGCACAACATTCACAGAAACCAAGCCTACAATGTCCATTATGTCAGGATAGTTATCATGAACTATCCAAGTTGGAAAAACACTTAATGGAATCTCACAAAGTCAGTCGTGAAGGACTGGAGAGGTTGCTGATGATTGTGGATAAGTCTTGTGGAGAGAGTTCTAAATGCAATTCTAAAATGCTAGAAAAGAAGGAAGAGTCTCTACCTGATTCTAAAACCAGCACTACTGATGATAGTGAAAAtagagaaagttttaatacttgcGACGTCATTTCAGATTACCTCGAATGTTCTGTTTGTCTGAAGTCATTTAATAGCATAGACGAGTTGTTTGTTCATCAGAATGAAAGCGGAcacttagaaataaaacaaacaccaaaTGGTTCTGGTTATATCTGTTGGAAGAAAGGATGTAACCAATTTTTTCGAATTCCCCAAGCTGTTCAAATGCATTTCAAAGAAGTTCACATAAAGAAACCTCAACTAGCTGTGTCGGATCGCCACGTTTATAAATATCGATGCAGCCAATGTAGCCTTGCATTTAAAACGTTAGAAAAACTTCAGTTACATTCACAGTACCACGTAATTCGTGCAGCTTCGCAATGCGTTTTATGCGGACGAAGCTTTCGATCAGTGTGGGCTCTCCAGAAACATGTGGATGCATCTCATACAAACATGTCTAAAGAAGAAATTCAACAGTATGAGGCCAGTCTTGTGAATAATCCACTGTTGACTAGCTCAGGGAATCGAGTATTAGATCCTCAGACAACAgagttactaaagaaagaaagCAACAGAGAGAGTGATACAGAGAGTGAAGAGATGAAAACCAATTTCGAGCCTGTAGAAGAAACTGATCCCACAAGCCCTGACGCTGTAGATGTTAATGGACAAGCTGGAGTTCCTGATGAGCCAAATGCAAAACAACATATGACTTTCGAAGATTATATGAACAACCAAGCAATGGCTGAAAATAGTTATAATGACCCTAGTAGGAAGTATAAATGTCATAGATGTAAAGTTGCGTTCACGAGACAAAGTTATCTTACTAGTCATAACAAAACCTTGCTTCACAGGAAGGGAGAGAAAATGAGCTATCCTATGGAGAAATACCTGGATCCTAATAGGCCATATAAATGTGAGGTATGTAAGGAGTCTTTCACACAGAAGAATATACTTCTCGTGCACTACAACTCTGTGTCTCATTTACATAAGTTAAAGCAAAGTATGAAAGATAATAATAATGCAGTTTCTACCATGACCACATTATCCAACTCAGCCACACCTGTTACGGTTGTTAACAGTAGTAACAGTTGTTCAAGTCCAGTCAGTAACACGACTGATTCTGAAAAGAAACCATATAAGTGTAACATATGTAAGGTTGCTTATAATCAGAACTCAACCCTAGATATACACATACGATCTGTTTTACATCAGACTAAAGCGTCAAAATTGCATGAATTAGCTATGACAGGACAAGTCGATCTTAACCTCCCCTTAATCGAGAAGCCGGAACTAATTCAGGCGCAGGAGTCAAATCAAAATAATCCTGAAGCTGGAATGTCTGGAATAACTACCACAGTTACAGAATCCTTACCTTTATTACCTCAGTCATGCACTTTAGCAAGCTTTGGCCATATTCCTTCAACATCTCTACCTAGTAGTGATACAATCTCAAGTCCTAGTGCCTCCTCACAGCTACCTTTTCAAGTTTCTCACAGTACTCCGTCAGTTACACAAACCCTTAATTTGGCCTCTCACTTTGCACAAACATCAAACTTCACCCCTTCACAAGTATCTTCTAAGCCATCTTATATTTGTACACGTTGTAACGTACCGTTACCTTCACAGGACGCTTTATTTCAACATCAGCAAATCTGTGGATTTTTCCCCCCACCTCCAGCTTCCTTGTTTGGAGGTATTAATGGACCAGTAACTTCTGGGTTAAATTCTTTTGGATATTCAGGTTTGGCTCAATTACCACCTGTTTCTCCAGTTACCCAACCTCAAGATCTAAACGTAAACGtttcaaataaaaaagaatttaataCAATTAAACCAGACCTTTCTGTTTCTCAAGGTTCTAATCATGAACGACATAATCCAGCTGAAATATCAAAGTCTAATGAGCAGGTAACATCTCAGATGCTCATGGCAAAGTGTCCTTATCCTCGGCCAAAGCCACCAATGTATAAACATCTACTTGAAAGCTATGGCTTTGAGATTGTCATGCAGTTCAACGAGTTTAATCAACGCAAGGTGAAGATAGATACAGAAAAGGAGATCTCAGACAACAAGGAAAATGAAACTTCGTGTAAGGGTATCTTAcctaatgaaacaaaacaaaataatttggaaTCAAAACATAAATACTTACCTGAAATCAACAAGTCGACATGTAATATTTGTCAAAAAGAATTTTCTAGTATTTGGGTTTTGAAAGCTCATAAAGAAGAATATCACAGAGAAATCGTGCCATTTAGCATACTGGAAAATTTTTCTCGGGAATTTAGGGTAGACTATGAGAGAAGAAATGGTATAAATAATCAAGTGCAAGCTGAAGAATTAACGAGTAACTCTGATACAGCGTCGACACCTATTTCTACTCCTGAATACAACACACAAGGCCAAAGTGTTTTAAATGGAATAAATCAAACTACCATGAATATTCCGTCAATGTCTCCTGTCACACCACTTGCAACTCAGCAAGTGGTAGATTCATCAAACTTTGCTGCAAACCAAATGGCTGCTCAAATGCAGTTCAACCACCTACTTATGAGTATGGGTTTTGGGATGAGTGTGCCAGTGGGAATGGGAATGCCGATTCCAATGAACATTCACCCGTCTCTCATTCCAATGATGATGCCTCCTCCTGTTGAATCGCTAATGGCCTCTGCCTTTAATCACCAAATGATGGGGGGTGGGTTTGATCCCAGCATTGTAAATGCCCAACACAAACTCCTTCAAGATCAACAACAGCAGTACTTGCAAGCACAACAAAAACGTGCCAGAACACGAATTAGTGATGATCAACTTAGAATTCTTAGAGCACATTTCGATATCAACAGTTCCCCATCGGAAGAGCAGCTGAAAGAAATGTCAGTAAAATCTGGACTACCTTTGAAAGTAATCAAGCACTGGTTTCGAAATACTTTGTTCAAAGAACGTCAACGCAACAAAGATTCTCCATATAACTTTAATAATCCACCATCTACCTATCTTAATATGGAGGAGTATGAGAAAACTGGTGAAGCTAAGCCAGCAATTGCCCAAGAAGGTAATCAAAGATTTAGCagcaatgataaaaataaacagaactaCTTAAATGTCGAAGAAGTAAAGCATGACATGAAAAAACAAGGCCAAGATAATGAATTGAGCGAATTAAAACTATCCACTGATATAAAACCAAATTCAGCAGAATCACTTCCGGAAACTCCAAAGTCGTCAGAATCAAATGAAAAGACTTTCGATCCAACTTGGTCTGCTTGTGAAACGTTTCTACAAAACACACCTTTAAAGACAGTTGATTCAAGCATGGATGCTAGTAATCTATCCGATAGGTATGATTCTCAACATGTAAATACTAGTTTTAAAGACTTGCTTCAAACATCCAAAGACAGTATTACAAATTCATCATTTTCACCAGCCGTCACATCAAGTCCAACTACGCCAACATCTCCTGATGTTCTTACTATGCCTAGAACTGATAACCATAGGCAATCCTCTCCTCATGGACTTTCACCTGGTCGTTCCATAGGATCTGGAAAACGGGCGAACAGAACACGGTTTACAGATTATCAAATCAAAGTACTTCAAGAGTTTTTTGAAACCAATGCTTATCCAAAAGATGACAGTCTTGAGTATCTTTCCAAGCTATTGAACCTAAGCCCAAGAGTCATAGTAGTATGGTTTCAAAATGCAAGACAAAAAGCTAGAAAGGTTTACGAAAATCAGCCACCTGCTACATCTGAAGAAGATGCAGCTGGAAGATTTCAACGTACACCTGGGCTTAATTATCAATGTAAGAAGTGCTTGCAAGTTTTCCAGCGATATTATGAACTTATCAAGCATCAAAAAGGTTCTTGCTTCAAAGATGAAAATCCTTTGGCAgctcaaataaataaaactaccaCATCTGTGGCAGAAGATCCTAATCGTCATTCAATGTCTTGTTCGAATCAAACTACATCTTGTGTGCCAGATACCAGTAAGGTAAGTCAAAATAGTTCTTACCGTTGTGATAAGTGTAGTCTTACTTTTCCAAGATTTGATTTATGGAGGGAGCATCAGCTTGTGCATATCATGAATCCAAACCTCTTTCCGAACTATTCTACAAGTTCTAGTATATTCCAGTTTGAAACTCAACAAGCTATGGTTCCACCAGTAAAACGCAAGCTCCCAGAAGATGATGAACCTAAAGATACAAATGAACAACCCAGAGATAAGAGGTTAAGAACCACTATTCTACCCGAACAGCTGGATTATCTATATCAGAAGTATCAAATAGAAAGCAATCCTAGTAGAAAAATGTTGGAAAACATAGCTCGGGAAGTTGGTCTAAAGAAAAGAGTTGTACAAGTATGGTTTCAGAATACTCGTGCTAGAGAAAGAAAAGGCCAGTTTCGAGCTCACCAACAAGTGATTCATAAGAGGTGTCCTTTCTGCAGAGCCTTATTCAAGGCAAGGTCAGCATTAGAGTCACATCTAGCCACTAGACATGCTGATCAGTACACCAAAGGTGATATTAATATCGACGCCTTACCTGATGGTGAAACTGACACTGATGGTGGAAACAGTGCTGAAGAAGAGTCTAAAGAAAGCAATTCTGCCTTTCAAGGATTACCCTTTCCAAACCCTTCTTTTACGCCCTATGGTCTTCCTTCTTCATCTACAGGTGTCATGCATAACTCAGTGAATAAGTATTGTGAGGATGAGTTAAAAAATTATTTGGATGAACTTGGAACTTCAtcaaactttgaaacaatggACATTGGAGTTGTTCCTGAAAAGAaagaacaacataaaaaaattggTATTTTAGAATCAGGAGATTGTCCTTTAGATTTAAGTAAACCCCCAAAATTAAACATTGAATCAGAAAGAATGATTGACAGTATTCCGACAAATCTCAGTGACAGGAGTGTCGAAGAGGTTTCGTCTAAATTAGTAGTAATTGCTGAGGATGCAAGGTCAGAAACTTACTCTGAATCTACCGATAGAGAAGGAGAAGAcgttaattttgattttactcAGACCACCCCTATTGCTCAAAACCAAATGACACCTAGACACGTTTCCGGTTCCAAGAAACGATTTCGAACACAGATGACGACTTTACAACTGAAAGTcatgaaatcagtttttcttgACTATAAAACTCCTTCAATGGCAGAATGTGAAATATTAGGTCATGAGATTGGTCTTCCTAAACGGGTCGTACAGGTATGGTTTCAAAATGCGCGAGCTAAAGAGAAGAAATATAAACTTGCTTTTGCCAACACCTACGGGCAAGAATTAGAAACTTTCAAACCTTCAGAGGAATGTAAGGTCTGTAATATCAAGTACAATCTTAAGTATTCAAACACGAGTATTCAAGACCATATTTTCTCTAAGCAACACATTGAAAAATTGAAGACAGAGGTTGAAAGCGGTAAAAAACATACTGATTTACTTGACAGTACTCATTCATCTTCAGATATCCCAGCCTCAGGAAATGGGTCATCAGGAACAAACTTGACACAGTCACAACAACAGCGAGAGACATTGACACCAATTAATGTGAAACCAGCTGTTGGAGTTAATTCGCCTAGCCGACCGCTATTACAAACAGCAGCACAATCAAATTTCGTACAACATCTCCAGATGATGGGAGTTCAACAGGTGTCATCATTAGGAATACCTAATATTGGACAGTCAAGTCTCACATCCTTGGCAGGAGAACAGCTTCAGTCTTCAGCAAGGACTGGAGAGATTATCACTAAAGAAGAAGGACCTGGGTTATGCAGTTCATCATCAGCTGGAAGCGTCAGCATTGTTACCAACACAACAAAGAATCCTCCAGGTGTCGACTCAACAAGTACGATAATTCCCATGCCTTCAACTGCAAACACCATGTCTACCAGTCAGACAGCAGATGTTACATCTGCGTCGAATGAAGGATCTGCAGGTTTACTTCCATATATGTACAGCAATGTTCCGACCAGCTTTTACTCTGGAACACCAGCAAGTGTCATTTCACCCAACATGTACAACACAG